A single genomic interval of Helianthus annuus cultivar XRQ/B chromosome 6, HanXRQr2.0-SUNRISE, whole genome shotgun sequence harbors:
- the LOC110895920 gene encoding NDR1/HIN1-like protein 10, producing MADPNRPVTGYPAPPASNGYPAPPASNGYPAYPYAVQQQQHQPSYYYSNPLANQQRATFLRRMFALFIGCVIIIGTIAFIIWLVLRPQVPQFTLQTLTLTNFNVTSNSMISGNWDARFTVRNPNSKITLFYDHVEAAVFYKSESIAETAVPPFVQGKKNETAVRTTFASLSAYVDGINSERAHGTVEFNLRMVARVRFRAGSWWARRRILRIYCPDLSVRVSANSSAGEMTGGSKHCRVGL from the coding sequence ATGGCGGATCCCAACAGGCCCGTCACCGGCTATCCCGCTCCACCTGCTTCCAACGGCTACCCCGCTCCGCCTGCTTCCAACGGCTACCCCGCATACCCTTACGCTgtgcagcagcagcagcatcaacCCTCCTACTACTACTCCAACCCCCTTGCCAATCAACAACGCGCCACCTTCCTCCGCCGCATGTTTGCCCTCTTTATCGGCTGCGTCATCATCATCGGCACCATCGCCTTCATCATCTGGCTTGTCCTCCGTCCCCAAGTCCCTCAATTCACTctccaaaccctaaccctaaccaaCTTCAACGTCACTTCCAACTCCATGATCTCCGGCAATTGGGACGCCCGCTTCACCGTCCGTAACCCTAACTCCAAGATCACTCTCTTCTACGATCACGTCGAAGCCGCCGTTTTCTACAAGTCGGAATCCATTGCGGAGACTGCTGTGCCGCCGTTTGTGCAGGGGAAGAAGAACGAAACGGCGGTTAGGACTACGTTCGCTTCGTTGTCGGCGTATGTAGATGGTATTAATAGCGAGAGGGCTCATGGAACCGTTGAGTTCAATTTGAGGATGGTGGCTAGGGTTAGGTTTAGGGCTGGTTCTTGGTGGGCTAGACGGAGGATTTTGAGGATTTATTGCCCTGATTTGTCGGTTCGGGTTTCGGCTAATAGTTCAGCTGGAGAGATGACTGGTGGCTCCAAGCACTGCAGGGTTGGTTTGTGA
- the LOC110893528 gene encoding uncharacterized protein LOC110893528, producing MRNKRGQDPNLFCEFHKDTGHLTDECFSLKQEIERALRDGKLTHLVKGGKRYYHQIQRREEGPDNKKLRKLETHMVQGGPRRPRKNYNKHAQDDSWRERQVIFPIVRGGPREKRPIVISGVIGHYRTDYIFIDPGSTADIIYEQCFNQFDQEDKARLEPVDYPLTGFCNEAVFPLGQISFPVLLSDGRNSRTEEVTFMVLPARSRHDILLGRESQGDFSMICSAPHSAVGFPTEIGIALIYASKEALATDAVRPAKASKPTPRAEAEKWVLNSAHPE from the coding sequence ATGCGCAACAAGAGGGGTCAAGACCCCAATCTCTTCTGTGAATTTCACAAAGACACAGGTCACCTAACGGACGAATGCTTCAGTCTGAAACAAGAGATAGAAAGAGCTTTGAGAGATGGAAAGCTCACTCATTTGGTTAAGGGCGGAAAGCGCTACTACCACCAAATTCAAAGAAGAGAAGAGGGGCCAGATAACAAAAAACTTCGAAAGTTAGAAACCCACATGGTTCAGGGAGGCCCACGTAGGCCAAGGAAAAACTACAACAAGCACGCGCAAGACGACTCATGGCGCGAGAGGCAAGTTATTTTCCCAATCGTAAGAGGTGGCCCGAGAGAAAAAAGACCCATCGTCATTTCCGGAGTAATTGGTCACTACAGGACGGATTACATTTTTATCGACCCAGGGAGCACCGCAGATATCATATACGAACAATGTTTCAACCAGTTTGACCAAGAAGATAAAGCGCGCTTGGAACCAGTTGATTATccactaactggtttctgcaacgaagcCGTTTTCCCTCTCGGCCAAATATCATTCCCGGTGCTACTCTCAGACGGAAGAAACTCAAGAACAGAGGAGGTCACATTTATGGTGCTGCCTGCACGTTCAAGACATGACATCCTCTTAGGAAGGGAATCCCAAGGAGACTTCAGTATGATATGCTCTGCGCCACACTCAGCTGTTGGATTCCCAACAGAAATAGGCATAGCATTAATATACGCAAGCAAAGAGGCCTTAGCAACGGATGCGGTCAGACCTGCAAAGGCAAGTAAACCAACACCGCGTGCAGAAGCAGAAAAATGGGTACTAAACAGTGCACACCCAGAGTAG